From the Gymnogyps californianus isolate 813 chromosome 2, ASM1813914v2, whole genome shotgun sequence genome, one window contains:
- the PRELID3A gene encoding PRELI domain containing protein 3A isoform X2, with translation MKIWSSEHVFGHPWDTVIKAAMRKYPNPMNPCVVGVDVLDRSLDNQGRLHSHRLLSTEWGLPSIVKAILGTSRTLTYIEERSVVDPVEKKMELCSTNITLTNLVSVDERLVYTPHPENPEKTVLTQEAIITVKGISLSSYLESLMANTISSNARKGWDAIEWIIQNSESALS, from the exons ATGAAGATCTGGAGCTCGGAGCACGTGTTCGG ACACCCCTGGGATACAGTGATCAAAGCTGCTATGAGAAAGTACCCAAACCCAATGAATCCGTGTGTGGTAGGAGTAGATGTCCTCGACAGAAGCCTTGATAACCAGGGGAGGTTGCATAGTCACCGTCTTCTCAGCACAGAGTGGGGATTGCCAAGTATTGTAAAAGCG ATTTTAGGAACAAGTAGAACTCTGACTTACATTGAGGAACGTTCAGTGGTAgatccagtggaaaaaaagatggagcTTTGCTCAACTAAT attacTCTCACAAACTTGGTGTCTGTTGATGAGAGACTAGTTTACACACCTCATCCTGAAAACCCTGAAAA AACTGTGCTAACTCAAGAAGCAATTATTACTGTTAAAGGCATTAGCTTGAGCAGTTATCTGGAAAGCTTAATGGCAAACACAATATCTTCTAATGCCAGAAAG GGGTGGGATGCTATTGAGTGGATAATTCAAAATTCTGAAAGCGCTCTAAGCTAG